The genomic segment TCGATATAAACTGCAGGGATCCAGAGCTTTAGCTTCCAGAAAATTGCATATGGTGGTCCAGATGGACCTTACTACACTTCTTCTGTTGGAAGAAGAACTGGGGGTGACGGGGTCAGTAACAATGCCTTCCCAAGAGGAATTAACATTTTGTTTATAACAtctataatttttatttgtatAATTGTCAAAGGTGACTGTGATGGAGATGAAAGAAGAAGATCAATTGGCTGGTGAATCGCTGCATACAGTTTCTAAAGGAATCCGTGATAAGGTAATATACTTGACGGAGAGCATGCCTGGTGCGGaagtttgaatttaatattttctaTATTTTTCGATTTTGTTAGTTAGTTACTTGACTTTCATAATTGGTTGAATCTTCATCATGATTGGTAAAGTTCTGAAAAAAGTAgcgctttttttttttaaattaactgAGACCGGCTAAAGCTTTTACTTCTTTTGTGATTACCAAGGGACACTCTGTTACGAAGAAGAAAACTTCTGATGGCCAAGTTGACTCCTTACAAACTCTACACAATTTAAATGAAGGTTTGGTTCCTTCGCACAATCTGATAGGCGCTTTTCTTTCAAACTGTCTGTACCTGATATTTGATTCCTTATAATTGGTCTTAGATGAGATTGCTGGTTTTGAAGAGAACTGGAAAACCCACGCTGATAAAGCTTTGCCTGGATGGAGCAATGGCTTCAATTCACTTGAGGATGCAGGTACATTACTTTAATGTCCAGTTTCAAAagtgttttatttttctttctttttattgGCTAGTTCCAGCAAGAATGCATTTGTTTATCAATATTATCTTATTGTGTGATGAACTTGGTTTACGTATTTGAGATTCTGAATTGTGAATCTAGACGCgttagaaaaataataaaataaaataaagtaaattGTCGCGTTTATTCATCGATAATGCTTGCAATCATGTGGGGATATCactttttatttattatgcAGGGACTTATGAAAGTGTGTGGAATAATCTAGCAAATTGGAGCGGTTGGCCTTTTCCTTCTCTGGAGCACTATGGAAGCGGTGGAAATTCTTCATTTCTCTATCGTTTCTCAAATTATGCATTCAatgtttcattgatttgttCTGTTGGATTTTCTACAATTTTTTACTCCCAATGAGGATTTTTGATGATGAGATTTTTAAACTATTGCCCTTATTTGACAATCGAAGATTAAAGATTGATCAAATGTCTTGCAAGCCTTAGTTGTGAACTAGTTGGGGTTAGCAGAAACTTAAACATCATCAAACTGATACTGGGGAAAAAAGATAAATAGCTTGTTTCCTTTAATGGCTGAAGTAAGTCGGCTCTAAATAATTTACATGTTCATCCCCAAATCCTCTAAGTTTATATACAAGACCAGCGAAAAAAAAGCTGAAAATTTGAGCTCTGGTTTACTTTCAACTTGAGCGGTTGCTTTTATATAGAAACTACAAATACTTTTAGAGTCGAATCCATTTATGAGTGATCTTTACATATATTTCTAATGCTTTTATTCAGTTATGCATAACCTTCCTCTCAGATCATGCAGGGACTAGCCACTTAGCTAATTGGGGTGGTTGGCCATTTCCTTCGTTGGAGTTCGATGGATATGGTGGAGCTGAAACAAACAGTGAACCCACGGGGACCTCCAGTCGTGGAACCTCAAGAAAAGTAATCCCAATAGAGTAGAGCCTGCTGTTTTGGACTTGCTGGTAGCCGTGAGTCTGCAAGTGTTTGGATGTGTCTTTTGTATCTGCTTTTACTTCATGTTATGTAGTAGATGCCTAAGAGATGATTTCAGTCCTGGACGGTTTGTCCGCGGttaaatttatatatgtatGATACTGAAAAGTTATGTATGAGTGGCAGATTATGGCTACAATTGGTATTGTTTTtggactttttttaaaaatgctttCTGGAAAATATATGCATGGACATCTTAAAtgacttttaaaattttctggATAATATAAAATAAGTTGAGTTGGTGATACtgcattttttaatttattttatccagaaaattaaaatcatgtctTTTTTAATCAATGTGGTTGATTAATATAAAGTTGTTTTAAATACTTATTTCAAACATTTCATCAAATCTAAATATAATTTTAGCATTTTGGTACTTAAGACGGGTGGTTGATTAATATAAAGtcgttttaaatatttatttcaaatatttcatcacattcaaatataattttagcATTTTGCTACTTAAGACGGGTATATGTGTTAAATATTAgtgaaaaatgtaattttgattaAGATATACcactataaaaaaatataattatgatAATGTAATTTTCATAGGTTTCTTTCAGTTATTTGAACGAATGATTTGGAATGATTTCACGTAgagatatttgaaattcatccaATAATTTTACAACtcggaaaaaatattttgatttgaaatttattttcaattagaTTTGTTAAAGCAAACCAATAAATGAATAATGTGATTGTTTCAAGAATTAGTAAGTATGAAAGTAAATAATTTCTCATAGTCAAATAAGTCGATTTTGGCTAACTATAAAAAATTGACATGATGATAAATTCATTTCTCTAGGTTGGAATATTTCCAAAAACTTTAAATTATAATAATGTTTATATAATAATCCTATAGTCGCTTATTATTTAACAATAAAATATTGGATTTAGCTTAGTTAAATGTGTGTTTTAATttttgatttaataaattatttgtacAAAAGcattttataaatgatttctTTCCCCATAAATTTATTCCCGTCGGGGGTGCCAAAGACTTGGATCGATGGACCACAGGAACGTCGTCGTATGTGACAATGGCACCGGTGTAATTATTCCCTGCTTTAACTTACACATTTCAGAGTGATCAGTTCTACAATTATTCGATTTCATCTCTTCATTATCAATTGGTTTGCTTAATTCTGTGTTCTCTTTGATTCTGCTCAGTATGTTAAGTGTGGATTTGCGAGTGAAAACTTCCCCACGTCGGTATTTCCTTGTGTTGTTGG from the Primulina eburnea isolate SZY01 chromosome 3, ASM2296580v1, whole genome shotgun sequence genome contains:
- the LOC140826640 gene encoding uncharacterized protein isoform X2; amino-acid sequence: MSKFFGGKDPFDHPFFAQPFGGLFGARSPFDDPFFTRPFDVHTGSTKQITIEELSPDDQDGNNATQNQMASEELSVWNPNEFQSGIQSFSFQKIAYGGPDGPYYTSSVGRRTGGDGVTVMEMKEEDQLAGESLHTVSKGIRDKGHSVTKKKTSDGQVDSLQTLHNLNEDEIAGFEENWKTHADKALPGWSNGFNSLEDAGTYESVWNNLANWSGWPFPSLEHYGSDHAGTSHLANWGGWPFPSLEFDGYGGAETNSEPTGTSSRGTSRKVIPIE
- the LOC140826640 gene encoding uncharacterized protein isoform X1 — protein: MKLMSKFFGGKDPFDHPFFAQPFGGLFGARSPFDDPFFTRPFDVHTGSTKQITIEELSPDDQDGNNATQNQMASEELSVWNPNEFQSGIQSFSFQKIAYGGPDGPYYTSSVGRRTGGDGVTVMEMKEEDQLAGESLHTVSKGIRDKGHSVTKKKTSDGQVDSLQTLHNLNEDEIAGFEENWKTHADKALPGWSNGFNSLEDAGTYESVWNNLANWSGWPFPSLEHYGSDHAGTSHLANWGGWPFPSLEFDGYGGAETNSEPTGTSSRGTSRKVIPIE
- the LOC140826640 gene encoding uncharacterized protein isoform X3 codes for the protein MKLMSKFFGGKDPFDHPFFAQPFGGLFGARSPFDDPFFTRPFDVHTGSTKQITIEELSPDDQDGNNATQNQMASEELSVWNPNEFQSGIQSFSFQKIAYGGPDGPYYTSSVGRRTGGDGVTVMEMKEEDQLAGESLHTVSKGIRDKGHSVTKKKTSDGQVDSLQTLHNLNEDEIAGFEENWKTHADKALPGWSNGFNSLEDAGTYESVWNNLANWSGWPFPSLEHYGSGTSHLANWGGWPFPSLEFDGYGGAETNSEPTGTSSRGTSRKVIPIE